The sequence below is a genomic window from Heliomicrobium gestii.
GAAAGCCAAGTCCTGATTCCGACAACCTTGCTGTCGCAGTGGGATGCGAAGGGGTTGTATCTTACTTGTGAATGTACGGCTGCTGTCACGGTTCAACTGAGACCAGATGAGATCTACATCGGCAAGTGGCTCTTGGACAAACAGATCATCGATTTAAAGGGTTCCCGACTGGTGCGGGTGAATGACATCACCTTGTCCTGGGTATCAAGGGGCACAGAAAAGCGGATCCTGTTGATGGCTGTGGATATCGGATTTCGCGGTCTTATGCGCCGGTTGGGCATGGAGCGGATCGTCCAAAATGTCGACAACCGGTTGCTCGGCTGGCAATATATCAATCCGCTGGAAAACCGGAACTCGAGCCTGCATTTAAATCAGGAGAAACAACTGCTCAGTCAACTCCATCCGGCCGATATTGCCGATATCTTGGAAGAGTTGGACTACCATAAGCGAGCCCACTTGATGGGGAGACTTGATTCTGAGCAAGCAGTGGAAGCGCTTCGGGAGATGGAACTGGACACCCAGGTGGAGATTATCAACCGCATGGATGCCCAACAGGCCTCCGATATTCTGGAAGAGATGGCGCCTGATGATGCCGCTGATATTCTTGCGGAACTGCCGGAAGAGAAGTCGCGCGGTCTTTTAGACCTGATGGAAACCGAGGGCGCCCAAGATGTTCAGGAACTGATGGAGTATGCCGAGGGCACTGCCGGTTCACTGATGACGACGGAGTATATCGAACTGCCGCTCTCGATCACGGCCGATGAAGCGATCCGGCGTCTGCGCGAACTGGCCCGGACGGCCGAGACGATTTATTACCTCTACGTGACGGATGAGCAGGAGATCCTGCAGGGCGTATTTTCCTTGCGGGAATTGATTTTGGCGGAGCCGTCGTCCATCCTTTGCGATGTGATGAACCGGGGCGTTGTGGCCGTGAATCATGACGATGATCGTGTCACCGTCGCCGAGACGATCAACAAATACGGCCTCCTGGCCTTGCCTGTCGTTGATGAAAGCCGAAAAATGCTGGGGATCATCACTGTGGATGACGTGCTCGACGAACTGATGGCGGAACGGGGACGGGCGAGTCTATTTTCGCTGTTTACGGTGCGACGCCGCTCCGAAAGGAGGATGGAGTCATGGAAGCAGTAAAAGGGTTTAAAACACGGGCGTTGCTCATTATGTCGGTGATGGGGCCTGGCATCATTACCGCCTTTGCCGACAACGACGCCGGCGGCATCGCCACCTACGCAGCAGCGGGGGCCAAGTACGGCTTTCAAATGGTCTTCATCATGCTCGTCAGCACGATCTGTCTCGCCATAGCCCAAGAGATC
It includes:
- a CDS encoding magnesium transporter; its protein translation is MSAITVLGEFYFSQVLGKPIYDIRGKRVGRVRDLTIQWNGQLPQVTGIKFNKESQVLIPTTLLSQWDAKGLYLTCECTAAVTVQLRPDEIYIGKWLLDKQIIDLKGSRLVRVNDITLSWVSRGTEKRILLMAVDIGFRGLMRRLGMERIVQNVDNRLLGWQYINPLENRNSSLHLNQEKQLLSQLHPADIADILEELDYHKRAHLMGRLDSEQAVEALREMELDTQVEIINRMDAQQASDILEEMAPDDAADILAELPEEKSRGLLDLMETEGAQDVQELMEYAEGTAGSLMTTEYIELPLSITADEAIRRLRELARTAETIYYLYVTDEQEILQGVFSLRELILAEPSSILCDVMNRGVVAVNHDDDRVTVAETINKYGLLALPVVDESRKMLGIITVDDVLDELMAERGRASLFSLFTVRRRSERRMESWKQ